From the genome of Paracholeplasma manati:
TTCCGGTTCAGGTTCATTACCGCCACCGATGCAGCCTGCTAAAACGAATAGTGATAATACCGTTAGGATTATCCCAAACATTTTTTTCATACTTTTTCTTCCTCCTCTTTCTTTATTCTTTAACCCCACCAACGTTGACGCCTCTTGCGAAATACTTTTGCAAGTAAGGGTAGACAACGATGATTGGGATAATAGACATGACAATCATCGCATACATGTACGAATACGGTGAATATGGTGTATTCGTAATCGATGCGTTTTCATCCATCAAATATTCACTTAGATATTTTCTTAGATGGACTTGAAGCGGGTGTTCGAAATTCCAATTTACAAGGACGAGGTTCCAGAAATACCCATTCCAGCGGGATAACGCATAGAATAAGGTGACTGTCGCGAGCGCACTCTTGGACATCGGTAAGTATACATTCGTGAGGACTTGGAATTCGTTGGCACCATCGACGATGGCTGCTTCTTCAATTTCCTTGGAAACCCCACTAAAATAGTTTCGTAATAAAATGACGTTGAATGCTTGTACCCCAAACCCGTAGATGATCCCCCAGCGATAATCTACCCCAAACATCTTATAGTTTAAGAAGGTTGGAATCATCCCTGCGGAGAACCACATCGTAAAGACAATCAAGAAGTTGATTTGTCTTCTAAAAACGAGTCTAGCTTTGGAGAGTGCATACGCTGCCGCAACCGACATGACCATCGAGAACATGGTCCCGAAGAAGGTATAGAATAACGTATTCGTATACGCAATCCAGAAGCCTTTATCGGAGATGACGGCGATCAACGCGTCTAATTGAAAATCGACTGGCCAGAAGATAACTCGGCCTTGTTCAAATGCTAATTTCCCCGATACCGAAGCCGATATCGTATAAATGAATGGGTATAGTGCTGCGATGGCGAATAAGGTAACGAGCACATACGCTATGACTTTAAAAATGACTTCAGATATATCTAATCTTCGCATAGGTGTTCTCCTTAGAATAATGACGTGTCAGATACACGTTTCGATATGAAGTTCGCGCCTAAGACTAAGAACATCGCGATGATCGAGTTAAACAAGTCTGCAGCTGCTGCTGTATTGAGTGAGATGGATTGTCCACCCATCAAACCACCAATTCTGGTAACGAAGGTTGAAATGACATCGGCTGTTTCATACGTTTGGACGTTATACAACAAGATGATTTTTTCATAACCAACCGATAAGATTTCACCGATACGTAAGATGAGCATGATGGTTAAGGTTGGTGCCATCCCTGGTAATGTAACATAGCGGATTTGTGCCAATTTATTCGCACCATCAATACGTGCGGCTTCATAATTGGTTGGGCTGATGGCCATGATTGCTGCGAAATACACAATCGAACCATATCCGGCACCTTCCCAAATACCAGAGATGATGTAAATCGATCGGAAGTATTGTGGTTCATGTAACATTCGAGTGGATTCACCGATCAAACCGAGCATTTGGAAGAGTGAGGTCAAGACGCCTGGCGCTTGGTGTGGTTCATTCCCTTCAAATAACATTAAGGTGATGATGGATGTGATGACGACTGTACTGATGAATTTTGGTAAATAGGTTAAGATTTGGGTTAAGCTTCGGTAGAAATCTGATTTGATTTCCGAGAAGAATAAAGCCAAGATGATGGGTACCGGGAAACCGAAAATCAACCCATACATCGAAATTGCGAATGTGTTACGAAACGCTTGCCAGAACTCTTTCGCATAGTCACCAGCAATCAATGATCTAAATGCGTAAAATCCAGCAAATGGGGCTTGTCCGACTGACAAGGTTAAATCATTTTGATTTTTAAATGCTGCCAAAATCCCATAGATTGGCATGTATCTAAAAACGAAGAAATAGAGAATGACTGGAATCAACATCACATATAGAGGCCAGTCTTTTTTAATCGCGACCCAATAGCGATGCCATTTATTCTTTTCCAATTCCTCCATTAAGAGTTCGTGTTTTAAATCATCCAAACTCATGTTTTTAACGTCGTTGTTAACTCTCATAGATGCGTTCCTCTTCTTGTCTTTCCTTTATTTGCCTAAGGAGATATGCTTTCATATCTACCATAAAATCTTCTTGATGCCTTGCGATCATTAGGATGACCCAACCTAAAATGATATTTAACCCATGTCTTGTAAAAAGAACGATCCATTCAACTGTGCCAAAAAGCCAATACTGTAACAATACTTGGGTGAAGAACAGTGCGAGATAACCTGTTAAAAAATATAGGGTTAACAACAAGACTTCACTACGGATTTGACCTTTGGTCGTGATTTTAAACCATACCATCGAACTGCTGAGTGCGAAGATTGATACAATATAACCCAACATTGGTAAGATGTCGAAATTTCGATAGAGTATCGTATGCAATAGCGCGATAACGCCATTGACATATAGACCATATTTGCCCCAACGCACATAGATAATCATCAAAATCGGGGTGGATAAAGTCACGTATAAGAAAATCAACTCTTTTTGACTGGCAAAAAATCCAATGAGATCGACAATGACGGCGACAACGCCTAACACAATCAAATCCAAGAGACGGTATTTCGCTATTGTCAAAGTAAGACCTCCTTTATATAATAGATTTACATGAGGTGAACACATGAAACAAATTAAGCTAACCCCACAAGACGATATACAAGCTATTTTAGACTCATACCCACTCGATTCGAAACTCGAAGTGTATTTATCCAACGGATTTTACAAACAAAAACTTACAATCAGACATCCTGATTTAAAATTGATTGGTGAATCTCATGATGCCATCATCTCATTTGATGACCACGCACTGACATTTCACGCAGATGGTTTATTGATGAACACATTCAGAACCCAAACGGTACTGATTGTGGCGGATCATGTGATGCTATCCAATTTAACCATTGAGAATACCAGCGGTACCGGACCCAAAATCGGTCAAGCGATAGCGCTTTCTTCTTATGGAAATGAAACAATGATTCAAAATTGTGTCTTAAAATCTACCCAAGATACCGTGTTCTTTGGGCCATTGCCATCGGATTTGATTTTAAGATACGATCATATTTTAAGTGGTCTTGAATTGATCAATCGTCCCTTAAGACAATTCATCTTTGATTCGACCATCATCGGAAACATCGATTTTATATTTGGTGGTAGTGATGCGTTTTTCGATCACTGTACGATCATTTCGAATGGTAGTGGCTACATCAGTGCCCCTTCTACACATCCCAAATCATCGTTCGGGCTGGTTTTTAATGGTTGTAGTTTCCAATCCCTTGGACAGTACAACATTGTTCTAAGTCGACCTTGGCGATCTGGAGGAAAAGCCATTTTCATCAATTCAACATTCAATATGCCGATCGCGTTAGAACGTTATATGGATTGGGACAAGCCGTATTTCGAGCATTACGAAATCCCGTATGTGCCACACCCATTATCTAAACCATTGCCCGAAACCATGAAATTAAGTATTTCGGAAATCATCGCTGAAAAGCGATTTTTTTTTACATGTTGAAGTATTTCTTAGCGTTGTTGTAAGCGATATCTTCAACGATTCTGCCCAAGACTTCATAGTCTTCAGGGAACAAACCTGCTTCAACCCAGCGACCTATTTTATCACACAAGAGTCGTCTAAAGTATTCATGGCGTGGGTAGCTTAAGAAGGATCTTGAATCTGTCAACATACCAACAAATCTGGATAACAAGCCATTGTTTGCTAAAGCATCCATTTGGCGTTTCATACCATCAATGGTGTCATTGAACCACCATGCAGAACCACATTGTAGTTTGCCAGGGGTTTTGCCATCTTGGAATGCTTGCATCAAGGTGACAACCACTTCATGATCACGCGGATTTAAGGCGTAAATGATGGTTTTTGGTAGTTGGTCATGATGATCTAAAGCATCTAGGATGCGAGACAATGGTTTCGCAATCAATTCATCATTGATGGCGTCATATCCGGTATCTGGTCCTAAGGTTTGTAACATGCGTTTGGAGTTATTTCTAAGTGCCCCAATGTGGTATTGTTGGACCCAACCACGTTGGTGATAAGCTTTGCCTAAGAACACCAACATATAACCCTTGTATTTTTCAACTTCATCTTTATGCAAAGTTACTTTTGCTCTAGCTCGTTTGAAAATAAGGTCAATCTCTTCATCATTGGTATCTTGGAAGTGAATGGAATCTAGCCCATGGTCCGATAAACGGCACCCATGTTCATGGAAATAATCCATTCTTAATTCCAATGCTTTCATCAAGTCATTGACCGTGTCGATTGGAAATCCAACCACACCGCTCAATTGATTGAGCCAATCGTTGAACCATGAAAGTTCAATATTGATGGCTTTATCAGGTCTGAAAGCTGGTTTAACTTTAAATGCGTTATTTTCTTTTTCAAGTAATTCATGGTATTTCAAGTCATCGACTGGGTCATCGGTTGTACAAACCAATTTGACATTGCTCATTTCGATGAATTTCTTGGGTGTTAAGTGTTTTAATTGTGCATTGGCTTCATCATAGATGGCTTTAGCTGTTTTTGGAGATAACAATGTTTCTATGTTGAAGAAACGACGTAATTCCAAATGGCTCCAATGATACAATGGATTTCCTACCAAGTAAGGCATGACTTCTGCATATTTATAGAATTTTTCAAAATCAGGTTGATTGCCTGTAATGAAGGATTCATCGACCCCATTGGCACGCATCAAGCGCCATTTATAATGGTCACCACCCAGCCAAACCTTTGATAAATTCTCAAATGGTTTGTTCTCATAAATTTCCTTTGGGTTTAAATGACAATGATAATCGATGATTGGCATTTTAGAAGCATATTCATGATAAAGTTTTTTTGAAACTTCGTTGGATAACATGAAATCCTGATTCATAAATGTATGCATATATGTCCTCCTTATAGGATAACGCCTGTTTTAAAAATACCTATTTCTCTAAAGTGATTGATTTCATTTCGTGTCTTTTTACCATTGACCACGGAAACAATGAAATCGATGAACTGTTCTAACAAGGTGTCCATATCGACGCCTTCGGTCAGTGAACCTGCGTTAAAATCAATCCAATTGGGTTTTTTATGGTATATTTCTGAGTTGGTTGAAACTTTAATGGTTGGAATAAACCCACCAAATGGGGTTCCACGACCAGTTGAGAACAACACCAATTGACAACCACTCATACCCAACGTGGTGACAGAAACCAAATCATTACCTGGGGCACTGATTAAGTTTAAGCCTTTGGTTTTTAAACGGTCTGTTTGTCCTAAAACATCACAAACCATCGATAAACCGGCTTTTTGTGTACACCCTAAAGACTTGTCTTCTAAGGTTGAGATACCCCCATTTTTATTACCTGGGGATGGGTTATCATAAATGACTTGGTCATTCTTTTTATAATAGGCTTTGAAATCATTGATGAGATTAACGGTTTTGTGGAAAACGTGTTCATCCTTCGAACGTCTCATCAATATTTTTTCTGCACCAAACATTTCTGGTACTTCGGTCAATACAGTGGTCCCACCATGGTGTGTGATATAATCTGAGAGTTTACCTAACAATGGGTTAGCTGTGATGCCTGATAGGCCATCCGATCCCCCACATTTCAATCCGATACGCAATTCTGAGATGTCCGCTTTGACGCGTTGATCATCTTTCATCGCTTCATAAAGTTCTTTTAGAACCTCTAAACCGGCTTCTAATTCATCTTCCACTTCTTGCATGACGAGGAATTTAACGCGATTAGGATCATAATCACCATAGGATTCTCTAAATGCTTTGACTTGATTGTTTTCACAACCTAGCCCTAATACCAAAACGGCACCTGCATTGGGATGTTTCGCAATGTTTTGTAAGGTTTCCTTGGTGTTTTCATGGTCGTCACCCATTTGAGAACAACCGAATTGGTGCCCGAATAGATGGATACCATCGAATTCAGGACCAGGATTGACTTCTCTCATGAATAAGTCAGCCAGTTGTCTGGTTTGACCAACGATACATCCAACCGTAGGCACAATCCAAAGTTCATTACGAATGCCAACTTCACCATTTTTTCGACGATAGACATACACATCGCGATTTTTAGGTTTGACTTCATAAGATTCGTATTGTGGTTCAAATTGATAATCCAAGACATCGTTTAAATTGGTTGATAGGTTGTGCACATGTACGTGCGCACCTTTTATGATGTTTTGTGTCGCGTGTCCAATCGGAAAGCCATATTTAATGACATCTTCACTGACAGATAAATCCTTTATCGCGATTTTGTGTCCTTTTAAAATATCTTCTTTTAAGATAATACCATTCACCATTTGACCTTGTTTTAGATCCATTAAAGCGATCATCACATTGTCATCCGGATGAATGATTAAAAATTGAGTTTGTTTCAAAGCGTTAAGCCTCCAATACGTGTTGTAATGCGTCTCTCATACCCATATTGAGGATGGCTTCTACATGTTGATACACATAAGATAAAACATCTGGTTGAGACAAACGGGTGGTTTCCCAGTGAGGTAAGCTTAAAATCGTTTGCACGACTTCTTTGACATCACCTTTAGACCATAATTGTTGATATAGTTCTAAAAATTGTGGGTCATCTTGAAGTTTGATGGTTTCGTTGTTTCGTTTACCACGATAGAATACGATTGTCGCTGCTAAGCTGAATAATTGTAATTTAGGAAACTTACCATGGTCTAATTGATTTAAGATACTTGGTAAAATACGAGATTTATATTTGCTCATCGCGTTTAAAGCAATGCTCATGAGTTCATGTCTCACGAATGGATTTAAGTAACGCTCCAATACCGCTTTTGCAAATTTATCCATATCGGCTTGTGGGAGGTCAATCGTTGGGATGACTTCCTGCCAGATGAGATTTTGGATGAATTGCCCAATTTGAGGGTCCGTCACAGCTTCTTTGACGGTATCAATCCCACAAAGATAAGCAATCGGTACCAATGCAGTGTGTGATCCGTTCAAGATTTTAACCTTGCGTTCTTTATACGGTTTTAAAACATCTACGAAATACACATTGAGACCCGCTTGATCAAATGGCAATCTCGTATTGAGGCCTTTTTCACCTTCAATAACCCATAGGTGGAATATTTCACCTTTAACCATTG
Proteins encoded in this window:
- a CDS encoding carbohydrate ABC transporter permease, producing the protein MRRLDISEVIFKVIAYVLVTLFAIAALYPFIYTISASVSGKLAFEQGRVIFWPVDFQLDALIAVISDKGFWIAYTNTLFYTFFGTMFSMVMSVAAAYALSKARLVFRRQINFLIVFTMWFSAGMIPTFLNYKMFGVDYRWGIIYGFGVQAFNVILLRNYFSGVSKEIEEAAIVDGANEFQVLTNVYLPMSKSALATVTLFYALSRWNGYFWNLVLVNWNFEHPLQVHLRKYLSEYLMDENASITNTPYSPYSYMYAMIVMSIIPIIVVYPYLQKYFARGVNVGGVKE
- a CDS encoding ABC transporter permease; translation: MRVNNDVKNMSLDDLKHELLMEELEKNKWHRYWVAIKKDWPLYVMLIPVILYFFVFRYMPIYGILAAFKNQNDLTLSVGQAPFAGFYAFRSLIAGDYAKEFWQAFRNTFAISMYGLIFGFPVPIILALFFSEIKSDFYRSLTQILTYLPKFISTVVITSIITLMLFEGNEPHQAPGVLTSLFQMLGLIGESTRMLHEPQYFRSIYIISGIWEGAGYGSIVYFAAIMAISPTNYEAARIDGANKLAQIRYVTLPGMAPTLTIMLILRIGEILSVGYEKIILLYNVQTYETADVISTFVTRIGGLMGGQSISLNTAAAADLFNSIIAMFLVLGANFISKRVSDTSLF
- a CDS encoding pectinesterase family protein, whose product is MKQIKLTPQDDIQAILDSYPLDSKLEVYLSNGFYKQKLTIRHPDLKLIGESHDAIISFDDHALTFHADGLLMNTFRTQTVLIVADHVMLSNLTIENTSGTGPKIGQAIALSSYGNETMIQNCVLKSTQDTVFFGPLPSDLILRYDHILSGLELINRPLRQFIFDSTIIGNIDFIFGGSDAFFDHCTIISNGSGYISAPSTHPKSSFGLVFNGCSFQSLGQYNIVLSRPWRSGGKAIFINSTFNMPIALERYMDWDKPYFEHYEIPYVPHPLSKPLPETMKLSISEIIAEKRFFFTC
- the uxaC gene encoding glucuronate isomerase — protein: MHTFMNQDFMLSNEVSKKLYHEYASKMPIIDYHCHLNPKEIYENKPFENLSKVWLGGDHYKWRLMRANGVDESFITGNQPDFEKFYKYAEVMPYLVGNPLYHWSHLELRRFFNIETLLSPKTAKAIYDEANAQLKHLTPKKFIEMSNVKLVCTTDDPVDDLKYHELLEKENNAFKVKPAFRPDKAINIELSWFNDWLNQLSGVVGFPIDTVNDLMKALELRMDYFHEHGCRLSDHGLDSIHFQDTNDEEIDLIFKRARAKVTLHKDEVEKYKGYMLVFLGKAYHQRGWVQQYHIGALRNNSKRMLQTLGPDTGYDAINDELIAKPLSRILDALDHHDQLPKTIIYALNPRDHEVVVTLMQAFQDGKTPGKLQCGSAWWFNDTIDGMKRQMDALANNGLLSRFVGMLTDSRSFLSYPRHEYFRRLLCDKIGRWVEAGLFPEDYEVLGRIVEDIAYNNAKKYFNM
- a CDS encoding UxaA family hydrolase, which translates into the protein MIALMDLKQGQMVNGIILKEDILKGHKIAIKDLSVSEDVIKYGFPIGHATQNIIKGAHVHVHNLSTNLNDVLDYQFEPQYESYEVKPKNRDVYVYRRKNGEVGIRNELWIVPTVGCIVGQTRQLADLFMREVNPGPEFDGIHLFGHQFGCSQMGDDHENTKETLQNIAKHPNAGAVLVLGLGCENNQVKAFRESYGDYDPNRVKFLVMQEVEDELEAGLEVLKELYEAMKDDQRVKADISELRIGLKCGGSDGLSGITANPLLGKLSDYITHHGGTTVLTEVPEMFGAEKILMRRSKDEHVFHKTVNLINDFKAYYKKNDQVIYDNPSPGNKNGGISTLEDKSLGCTQKAGLSMVCDVLGQTDRLKTKGLNLISAPGNDLVSVTTLGMSGCQLVLFSTGRGTPFGGFIPTIKVSTNSEIYHKKPNWIDFNAGSLTEGVDMDTLLEQFIDFIVSVVNGKKTRNEINHFREIGIFKTGVIL
- a CDS encoding tagaturonate reductase; translated protein: MDRLSRVIKPFPKRPIKVVQFGEGNFLRAFVDPFIQTLNEKGLFDGNVAVIQPMPQGRVRDLEQQDGLYTLILEGIDQGKVVSERKIVDVLSEFIDPYTQYKAYLDLAASPIITTVVSNTTEAGIAFMNEIVHFNQCPTSFPGKLLAFLRMRFEVFAGAKEAGLDILACELIDDNGQTLKKVLIDMARYNNMSETFIHWMTTANRFYNTLVDRIVPGYPKQDANQLEAEFGYLDHSMVKGEIFHLWVIEGEKGLNTRLPFDQAGLNVYFVDVLKPYKERKVKILNGSHTALVPIAYLCGIDTVKEAVTDPQIGQFIQNLIWQEVIPTIDLPQADMDKFAKAVLERYLNPFVRHELMSIALNAMSKYKSRILPSILNQLDHGKFPKLQLFSLAATIVFYRGKRNNETIKLQDDPQFLELYQQLWSKGDVKEVVQTILSLPHWETTRLSQPDVLSYVYQHVEAILNMGMRDALQHVLEA